CATATGCCCGGGCATGCTGACCACCATCTCGGTATCGGTGCCTTCGAGCTGTCCATGCAGCAGCGAGTTCGCGCCCAACTGTTCGACCAGTTCGACCCGCACCCGCACCGGCCCGCCCTCGTCAGGCAGCAGGTGTTCGGGGCGCAACCCCAGCGTGACCGTCCCATGGGCCGTTCCGGACCCGGCGATCCGGGCGCCGTTGGCGAGGGTCACCGAACCCTCGGCGGCGGTGGCGGGCAGGAAGTTCATCGCGGGGCTGCCGATGAAGCCCGCGACAAAGGTGGTGGCGGGCCGGTCATAGAGCTCGATCGGAGTGCCGAACTGTTCCACGTAGCCGCCGTTCAGAACCATCAGCCGGTCACCCAGCGTCATCGCCTCGACCTGGTCATGGGTGACGTAGATCGACGTGACACCGAGCCGCTGTTGCAGCTTGCGGATCTCGAGCCGCATCTGCACGCGCAGCTTGGCGTCGAGGTTGGACAGCGGCTCGTCGAACAGGAAGACCTGCGGGTTGCGCACGATGGCGCGGCCCATGGCGACGCGCTGACGCTGGCCGCCCGACAGCTGCCGCGGCTTGCGGTCCAGATAGGGGCGTAGTTCCAGGATATCGGCGGCCTCTTCGACCCGGCGGGCGATCTCGTCCTTGGATATCTTCCGGATCTTGAGGCCATAGGCCATGTTCTCGCGCACCGACATATGCGGGTAGAGCGCATAGTTCTGGAACACCATGGCGATATCGCGGTCGGCGGGCTCCAGCTGGTTGACCACGCGATCACCGATGCTGATCTGGCCGGCGGTGACGGTCTCGAGCCCGGCCACCATGCGCAACAGAGTTGACTTGCCACAGCCCGACGGACCGACGATGACGAT
The window above is part of the Ruegeria pomeroyi DSS-3 genome. Proteins encoded here:
- a CDS encoding sn-glycerol-3-phosphate import ATP-binding protein UgpC; amino-acid sequence: MASITLDNLVKAYGDTEVLHHVAGQIEDGEFIVIVGPSGCGKSTLLRMVAGLETVTAGQISIGDRVVNQLEPADRDIAMVFQNYALYPHMSVRENMAYGLKIRKISKDEIARRVEEAADILELRPYLDRKPRQLSGGQRQRVAMGRAIVRNPQVFLFDEPLSNLDAKLRVQMRLEIRKLQQRLGVTSIYVTHDQVEAMTLGDRLMVLNGGYVEQFGTPIELYDRPATTFVAGFIGSPAMNFLPATAAEGSVTLANGARIAGSGTAHGTVTLGLRPEHLLPDEGGPVRVRVELVEQLGANSLLHGQLEGTDTEMVVSMPGHMSAAADAVMAFTPTADSLHLFDPETGKRIAE